A window from Streptomyces sp. NBC_00335 encodes these proteins:
- a CDS encoding serine/threonine-protein kinase, whose translation MSHPMSEQHSGAQPARTALSADDPQEIGGYALHARLGSGGMGVVYLAHTPGGRPIALKAVRRELASDPEFRRRFAQEVASARRIHGLFTAQVIDSGVEDPTPWLATAYVPGPSLHEVVRRHGPLPVHTVLLLLAGIAEALQAIHGAGVVHRDLKPANVLLAGDGPKVIDFGIARAADAAALTGTGLRIGTAAFMAPEQALGHPATPATDVFALGTLAAYVACGIAPFGNGPESSALYRVVHEHPDLTRVPDELYALVSWCLAKHPEDRPQPAELIASVRAHPLVCGRPEFTDGWLPRQVREELGGGGDTVWPSAPEPFQATRTATARPGPAGPTPTAPGQAFPGPRTDSGPWPGAQAPAPTPAQAPVPALAPAPAPAPAPAPAPVPSHGRPARGRRLPLLATLIVTGTLLAAAGAVYYLDAPTDGTPVTGGTPVTTPTAPTASSPTATPGPTPPDPAAGYLPGYTKTKLTAPDSGYEFDLKAGKVVPAETAAWYLAREGQALVLSEESDSFVSDSGELTVAACLHGIETRPAADLSFAALAKSRPFCVRSPDRSEIAIVRLVEAPADESATILVDQYRRS comes from the coding sequence ATGAGCCACCCCATGTCCGAGCAGCACTCCGGCGCACAGCCGGCCCGTACGGCACTGTCCGCGGACGATCCGCAGGAGATCGGCGGCTACGCCCTGCACGCCCGGCTCGGCTCCGGCGGCATGGGCGTGGTCTACCTGGCCCATACGCCCGGCGGCCGCCCCATCGCGCTCAAGGCCGTCCGCAGGGAGCTCGCCTCCGATCCCGAGTTCCGCCGGCGGTTCGCCCAGGAGGTGGCCAGCGCCCGCCGGATCCACGGGCTGTTCACCGCCCAGGTGATCGATTCCGGGGTCGAGGACCCCACGCCGTGGCTCGCCACCGCGTACGTGCCCGGTCCCTCGCTGCACGAGGTCGTACGGCGGCACGGGCCGCTGCCGGTGCACACGGTCCTGCTGCTCCTGGCGGGCATAGCCGAGGCGCTCCAGGCCATCCACGGGGCGGGCGTGGTCCACCGCGACCTGAAGCCGGCCAACGTGCTGCTCGCGGGGGACGGCCCCAAGGTGATCGACTTCGGGATCGCGCGCGCGGCCGACGCCGCCGCGCTCACCGGTACGGGGCTGCGGATCGGCACGGCGGCGTTCATGGCGCCCGAGCAGGCGCTCGGCCATCCGGCGACCCCGGCGACCGACGTCTTCGCGCTCGGGACCCTGGCCGCGTACGTCGCGTGCGGGATCGCGCCCTTCGGGAACGGGCCGGAGTCCAGCGCCCTCTACCGGGTCGTCCACGAGCATCCCGATCTCACCCGGGTGCCGGACGAGCTGTACGCCCTCGTCTCCTGGTGCCTCGCGAAGCATCCCGAGGACCGTCCGCAGCCGGCCGAGCTGATCGCCTCGGTGCGGGCGCACCCCCTGGTGTGCGGGCGGCCGGAATTCACCGACGGCTGGCTGCCCCGGCAGGTCCGTGAGGAGCTCGGGGGCGGGGGCGACACCGTGTGGCCGTCCGCCCCGGAGCCGTTCCAGGCCACCAGGACGGCGACCGCCCGTCCGGGCCCGGCGGGCCCCACCCCGACCGCCCCCGGGCAGGCCTTCCCCGGGCCGCGCACCGATTCCGGACCCTGGCCGGGCGCACAGGCACCGGCACCCACACCCGCACAGGCACCGGTCCCCGCACTCGCACCCGCGCCCGCACCGGCCCCCGCTCCGGCACCCGCCCCCGTCCCGAGCCACGGCCGGCCGGCCCGCGGGCGCCGGCTCCCGCTGCTTGCGACCCTCATCGTGACCGGCACCCTGCTGGCCGCCGCCGGCGCCGTGTACTACCTGGACGCCCCCACGGACGGGACCCCCGTCACCGGTGGCACCCCCGTCACCACCCCCACCGCCCCCACCGCCTCCTCGCCCACGGCCACCCCCGGCCCCACCCCGCCCGACCCGGCCGCCGGCTACCTGCCCGGCTACACGAAGACCAAGCTCACCGCCCCCGACTCCGGATACGAGTTCGACCTGAAGGCCGGCAAGGTGGTGCCCGCGGAGACGGCCGCCTGGTACCTGGCGCGCGAGGGCCAGGCCCTGGTCCTCTCCGAGGAGTCGGACTCCTTCGTGTCCGACTCCGGGGAACTGACGGTGGCCGCCTGCCTGCACGGCATCGAGACCCGCCCGGCCGCCGATCTGTCCTTCGCCGCACTCGCGAAGTCCCGGCCGTTCTGCGTGCGCAGCCCGGACCGGAGCGAGATCGCGATCGTGAGACTGGTCGAGGCCCCGGCCGACGAATCCGCCACGATCCTGGTGGACCAGTACCGCCGGAGCTGA
- a CDS encoding MFS transporter, whose amino-acid sequence MTDPASPPPSPGVRLGTAQGRWIVLTTVLGSAMALLDSTVVNVALPAIGRDLGADLAVLQWTVNAYLLTLAGLILVGGALGDRFGRRRIFVLGVVWFAVGSLLCGIAPNAGVLIAARALQGIGGALLTPGSLALIQGSIHPGDRARAVGLWSGFGGVGAAVGPFLGGWLVDGPGWRWVFLLNVPVAALCVPVALRHVPESRDPAAHGRFDVAGAVLGAASLALLTYALIEARSGAAPVVGAAVGGVLLAGAFVVVERRRADPMVPPDIFSSRLFTAVNLVTLCVYAAFGGFFFLVVLQLQVVSGYSALGAGAALLPTTALMLLLSARSAQLGERIGPRIPLTLGPLLCAAGMLLMLRVGPGAPYVRDVLPALLVMGLGMAALVAPLTATVLSSVDPGRAGLASGINNAAARAAGLLAVAALPLLAGMGPDAYLSAGAFDAAFGRAMLWCAGILVAGAAVAWATVRSPAPGACHPQCRTNCAVTAPPLEPPGAAER is encoded by the coding sequence ATGACCGATCCCGCATCCCCGCCGCCCTCCCCCGGGGTGCGGCTCGGTACCGCGCAGGGCCGGTGGATCGTACTGACCACCGTGCTCGGGTCCGCCATGGCGCTGCTGGACTCGACCGTGGTCAACGTGGCCCTGCCCGCCATCGGGCGGGATCTCGGCGCCGATCTGGCGGTGCTCCAGTGGACGGTCAACGCCTACCTGCTGACCCTCGCGGGCCTGATCCTGGTCGGCGGGGCGCTCGGGGACCGGTTCGGGCGGCGCCGGATCTTCGTGCTCGGGGTGGTGTGGTTCGCGGTCGGCTCCCTGCTGTGCGGGATCGCGCCGAACGCCGGGGTGCTCATCGCCGCCCGCGCCCTGCAGGGCATCGGCGGGGCGCTGCTGACGCCCGGTTCCCTCGCGCTGATCCAGGGCTCGATCCATCCCGGCGACCGGGCCCGCGCGGTGGGCCTGTGGTCGGGTTTCGGCGGGGTGGGCGCGGCCGTGGGTCCGTTCCTGGGCGGCTGGCTGGTGGACGGGCCGGGCTGGCGCTGGGTGTTCCTGCTGAACGTGCCGGTGGCCGCGCTCTGTGTCCCGGTCGCGCTGCGGCACGTACCGGAGTCGCGGGATCCGGCGGCGCACGGGCGGTTCGACGTGGCCGGGGCCGTCCTCGGCGCGGCCTCGCTGGCGCTGCTGACCTATGCGCTCATCGAGGCCCGGTCGGGCGCCGCGCCCGTGGTGGGGGCCGCCGTGGGAGGCGTGCTGCTGGCCGGGGCCTTCGTGGTGGTCGAGCGGCGGCGGGCCGACCCGATGGTGCCTCCGGACATCTTCTCCTCGCGCCTGTTCACCGCCGTCAACCTGGTCACCCTGTGCGTGTACGCGGCCTTCGGCGGCTTCTTCTTCCTCGTGGTGCTCCAGCTCCAGGTGGTGTCCGGGTACTCCGCCCTCGGAGCCGGGGCCGCCCTGCTGCCCACCACGGCCCTGATGCTGCTGCTGTCGGCCCGCTCCGCGCAGCTCGGGGAGCGGATCGGGCCGCGGATCCCGCTCACCTTGGGGCCGCTGCTGTGCGCGGCGGGGATGCTGCTGATGCTGCGGGTGGGCCCCGGGGCCCCGTACGTGCGGGACGTGCTGCCGGCGCTGCTCGTGATGGGCCTGGGCATGGCGGCCCTGGTGGCTCCGCTGACGGCCACCGTCCTGTCCTCGGTGGACCCCGGGCGGGCGGGCCTGGCCAGCGGCATCAACAACGCGGCCGCGCGCGCCGCCGGGCTCCTCGCGGTGGCCGCGCTGCCGCTGCTGGCCGGCATGGGACCGGACGCGTACCTCTCGGCCGGGGCCTTCGACGCGGCCTTCGGGCGGGCGATGCTCTGGTGCGCGGGGATCCTGGTGGCCGGAGCCGCCGTGGCCTGGGCGACCGTACGCTCCCCCGCGCCCGGGGCGTGTCACCCGCAGTGCCGCACGAACTGCGCGGTGACCGCTCCGCCGCTCGAACCCCCGGGAGCGGCGGAGCGGTGA
- a CDS encoding agmatine deiminase family protein, which translates to MSHLPPTRRTALRTFAGLGALAFGATACGPSPSAPRSNAPAGTPQASPAGAERRLGAEWESHTRTFMAWPALDAVWMEDLRYVREDIARIARAVGKYEAVVMMARPEQVAAAQKACGSEVEVIPLAVDDLWARDTVPVFVEEQGKVIGVDFNFNGWGNKQEHKNDGQVGRLLLQKYGIPRVQAPLVAEGGSFETDGEGTLLITESSIVNDNRNRGKSRDTIEAELKQTLGVETVVWLAGVRGEDITDAHVDSLVRFAAPGVVLLDRAHPNTPKDSWSRSADQAKSVLSKATDARGRKFEIIDLPQPDLDKITGEGDDFVSTYANFYIANDSVFMPKFGDRQADDRARGILQEHFPKRDIVPVVIDTIASGGGGIHCSTHDQPGKPAA; encoded by the coding sequence GTGTCCCACCTGCCCCCCACACGCCGGACCGCCCTCCGCACCTTCGCCGGGCTCGGCGCACTCGCCTTCGGGGCCACCGCCTGCGGCCCTTCGCCGAGCGCCCCGCGCTCCAACGCCCCCGCGGGCACCCCCCAGGCCTCCCCGGCCGGTGCCGAGCGCCGGCTCGGCGCCGAGTGGGAGAGCCACACCCGGACCTTCATGGCCTGGCCCGCGCTGGACGCGGTCTGGATGGAGGACCTGCGCTATGTGCGCGAGGACATCGCCCGGATCGCCCGGGCCGTCGGGAAGTACGAGGCGGTCGTCATGATGGCCCGGCCCGAGCAGGTGGCCGCGGCGCAGAAGGCCTGCGGCTCCGAGGTCGAGGTGATCCCGCTGGCCGTGGACGACCTGTGGGCCCGCGACACCGTCCCGGTGTTCGTCGAGGAGCAGGGCAAGGTCATCGGCGTCGACTTCAACTTCAACGGCTGGGGCAACAAGCAGGAGCACAAGAACGACGGCCAGGTCGGCCGCCTCCTGCTCCAGAAGTACGGGATCCCCCGGGTCCAGGCTCCGCTGGTGGCCGAGGGCGGCTCCTTCGAGACCGACGGCGAGGGCACCCTGCTGATCACCGAGAGCTCGATCGTCAACGACAACCGCAACCGCGGCAAGAGCCGGGACACGATCGAGGCCGAGCTCAAGCAGACCCTGGGCGTCGAGACGGTGGTCTGGCTGGCCGGCGTGCGCGGCGAGGACATCACCGACGCCCACGTGGACAGCCTCGTACGGTTCGCCGCGCCCGGTGTCGTCCTGCTGGACCGCGCCCACCCGAACACCCCGAAGGACTCCTGGTCCCGCTCCGCCGACCAGGCGAAGTCGGTCCTCTCGAAGGCGACGGACGCCCGCGGCCGGAAGTTCGAGATCATCGACCTGCCGCAGCCCGACCTGGACAAGATCACGGGAGAGGGCGACGACTTCGTGTCGACCTACGCCAACTTCTACATCGCCAACGACTCCGTCTTCATGCCGAAGTTCGGGGACCGCCAGGCCGACGACCGGGCCCGCGGCATCCTGCAGGAACACTTCCCCAAGCGGGACATCGTCCCCGTCGTGATCGACACGATCGCCTCGGGCGGCGGTGGCATCCACTGCTCGACCCACGACCAGCCCGGCAAGCCCGCCGCGTGA
- a CDS encoding S8 family serine peptidase codes for MARSDTRRASRSRLRPLRTGLAALTAALLLPLGAGVAAAAPDPGPAPGAAERKIEPVLRAQLDGSAKAVFWVYLDSAADLTSAGGQQTRTAKAETVLRLKKDHAARSQAEVIKALDGAKAEYTSYWIVNAVRVVGTEKLAGALAQRPEVSRIDADDKVDLPKPAEGKREQAAADAVEWNIDRIKAPQVWDQLGVRGEGIVVANIDSGVDHTHPAVAHQYRGRSADGSYDHNHNWFDPAGVCPTAAPCDNNDHGTHTMGTMVGDDGGANKTGVAPGAKWIAAKGCETTSCSEGSLLAAGQWIVAPTDLNGQNPRPDLAPHIVNNSWGGPGGDTWYQEIVDTWRAAGIFPAFSNGNSGPGCTTSGSPGDYAASYSSGAFDINGAIASFSSRGAGPGGILKPNIAAPGVNVRSSVPGGAYASFSGTSMASPHTAAAVALLWSAAPALEGDIAQTTALLDGTALDTDSSQCGGTAADNNVFGEGKLDVLAAVNAAPRGAIGALGGTVRSGGQPVAGVKVVADGPIDRTATTAADGTYRFTTLSVGDYALTASKFGYGQQSATVSVTENATATGDIDLVQADSGKLTGTVSSAAGPVAGAAVTVADTPVTATTDAQGRFEVTLPHGTYDVNATHSSRCLTGGTAKVTLAGDTTVAVNLPERTDTYGYACATSSAGPYQPGDRQLALTGDNTTERVDLPFPLPLYGKTYGQAWIGTNGTVSFGGNNTGDINGDIPSAATPNAALYPFWDDLVVGAAGSGSGVFTAVTGTAPHRTYVIEWREVSHWSAQSDKFSFSAAIGEDGTVRYAYKGTGGTGIKGGSTATIGVENATGTDAYRYSFNTPVITDGLSVSFRTTKSGVVAGRVLDANDGNGIAGATVTVGTGATAVSATTAADGGYVVQSPSGARELALTAAQYEPVSATVDVKAADVTSVTRSLRTGKVTPAKPAVEIVLPPGQKRTRTLDLTNPGLGTAFTIAEDAAWLTATPGSGDLPTGGKAPLTLAVDTTGLTPGTVLTADLKITSASGRTPVLTVPVKLVVPRYQVALDAGATGASTDSLGDGWSPDRKYTAGSYGYQGSSSAQSTSRTIAGTADQKLFRNAREGMYEYRFDAVPNGTYTVELGFAELSSTKPNKRVFDVLAEGTQVLPSLDVSLEAGTYTALTRTYTVTVTDGTLNIRFVTHTGFGKPLLNSLRVTDRPDKS; via the coding sequence GTGGCACGAAGCGACACCCGACGAGCCTCCCGCTCACGATTACGACCCCTGCGCACAGGGCTCGCCGCCCTCACCGCGGCCCTGCTGCTGCCCCTCGGTGCGGGCGTGGCAGCCGCCGCGCCCGACCCCGGGCCCGCCCCGGGCGCGGCCGAGCGCAAGATCGAACCCGTTCTCCGCGCCCAGCTCGACGGCTCCGCGAAGGCCGTCTTCTGGGTCTATCTCGACAGCGCCGCCGACCTCACCTCCGCAGGCGGACAGCAGACCCGCACGGCGAAGGCGGAAACGGTCCTGCGGCTGAAGAAGGACCATGCCGCGCGCAGCCAGGCCGAGGTGATCAAGGCCCTGGACGGCGCGAAGGCCGAGTACACCTCGTACTGGATCGTGAACGCGGTCCGCGTCGTCGGCACCGAGAAGCTCGCAGGGGCCCTGGCCCAGCGCCCCGAGGTCTCCCGGATCGACGCCGACGACAAGGTCGACCTGCCGAAGCCGGCGGAGGGCAAGCGGGAGCAGGCCGCGGCCGACGCCGTCGAGTGGAACATCGACCGGATCAAGGCACCGCAGGTCTGGGACCAGCTCGGCGTGCGCGGCGAGGGCATCGTCGTCGCCAACATCGACAGCGGCGTCGACCACACGCACCCGGCCGTGGCCCATCAGTACCGCGGCAGGAGCGCCGACGGCAGCTACGACCACAACCACAACTGGTTCGACCCGGCCGGGGTCTGCCCCACCGCGGCTCCCTGCGACAACAACGACCACGGCACCCACACGATGGGCACCATGGTCGGCGACGACGGCGGCGCCAACAAGACCGGTGTCGCCCCGGGAGCGAAGTGGATCGCGGCCAAGGGCTGTGAGACCACCTCCTGCTCCGAGGGCTCCCTCCTCGCGGCCGGCCAGTGGATCGTCGCGCCGACCGACCTGAACGGCCAGAACCCGCGGCCCGACCTGGCCCCGCACATCGTCAACAACTCCTGGGGCGGCCCCGGCGGGGACACCTGGTACCAGGAGATCGTCGACACCTGGCGCGCGGCCGGCATCTTCCCTGCCTTCTCCAACGGCAACTCCGGCCCGGGCTGCACCACCAGCGGTTCGCCCGGCGACTACGCCGCCTCCTACAGCTCCGGCGCCTTCGACATCAACGGCGCGATCGCCTCGTTCTCCTCGCGCGGCGCGGGCCCCGGCGGAATCCTCAAGCCGAACATCGCGGCCCCCGGCGTGAACGTGCGCTCCTCCGTCCCCGGCGGCGCGTACGCGTCCTTCTCCGGCACCTCCATGGCCTCGCCGCACACGGCCGCGGCCGTGGCCCTGCTCTGGTCGGCGGCGCCCGCCCTCGAAGGCGACATCGCGCAGACCACGGCCCTGCTGGACGGCACCGCCCTGGACACCGACAGCAGCCAGTGCGGCGGCACCGCCGCCGACAACAACGTCTTCGGCGAAGGCAAGCTCGACGTCCTCGCCGCCGTCAACGCCGCCCCGCGCGGCGCGATCGGCGCCCTCGGCGGCACCGTGCGCTCCGGCGGGCAGCCCGTCGCCGGCGTGAAGGTCGTCGCCGACGGACCGATCGACCGTACGGCGACCACCGCGGCCGACGGTACGTACCGCTTCACCACCCTGTCCGTGGGCGACTACGCGCTGACCGCCTCGAAGTTCGGGTACGGGCAGCAGAGCGCCACCGTGTCGGTGACCGAGAACGCCACCGCCACGGGCGACATCGACCTGGTCCAGGCGGACTCCGGGAAGCTCACGGGCACCGTCTCCTCGGCCGCGGGCCCCGTGGCCGGCGCCGCGGTGACCGTCGCGGACACCCCGGTGACCGCGACCACCGATGCGCAGGGCCGCTTCGAGGTCACCCTGCCGCACGGCACGTACGACGTGAACGCCACCCACTCCTCCCGCTGCCTCACCGGCGGCACGGCCAAGGTCACCCTCGCCGGGGACACCACCGTCGCGGTGAACCTCCCCGAACGCACCGACACCTACGGCTACGCCTGCGCCACCTCGAGCGCCGGCCCGTACCAGCCGGGGGACCGGCAGCTCGCGCTGACCGGCGACAACACCACCGAGCGCGTCGACCTGCCCTTCCCGCTGCCGCTGTACGGCAAGACGTACGGGCAGGCCTGGATCGGCACGAACGGCACCGTCAGCTTCGGCGGCAACAACACCGGTGACATCAACGGGGACATCCCGAGCGCGGCCACGCCCAACGCGGCGCTGTACCCCTTCTGGGACGACCTGGTCGTCGGCGCCGCCGGCAGCGGGTCCGGGGTCTTCACGGCGGTCACCGGCACCGCGCCGCACCGGACCTACGTCATCGAGTGGCGCGAGGTGTCGCACTGGTCGGCGCAGTCCGACAAGTTCTCCTTCTCGGCGGCGATCGGCGAGGACGGCACCGTCCGGTACGCCTACAAGGGGACCGGCGGCACCGGCATCAAGGGCGGCTCCACCGCGACCATCGGCGTGGAGAACGCGACGGGCACCGACGCCTACCGGTACTCCTTCAACACGCCCGTGATCACGGACGGCCTGTCCGTCTCCTTCCGCACCACCAAGAGCGGCGTGGTGGCGGGCCGGGTGCTCGACGCGAACGACGGCAACGGCATCGCCGGAGCCACCGTGACCGTCGGCACGGGCGCCACCGCGGTCTCCGCCACCACGGCGGCCGACGGCGGGTACGTGGTCCAGAGCCCGTCGGGAGCGCGGGAACTCGCGCTGACCGCCGCCCAGTACGAGCCGGTGTCGGCGACCGTGGACGTCAAGGCGGCCGACGTCACGTCGGTCACCCGGTCCCTGCGCACCGGCAAGGTCACCCCGGCGAAGCCGGCCGTGGAGATCGTCCTGCCGCCCGGCCAGAAGCGGACGCGGACCCTCGACCTCACCAACCCCGGTCTCGGCACGGCCTTCACCATCGCCGAGGACGCGGCCTGGCTGACGGCGACCCCGGGCTCGGGCGACCTCCCGACGGGCGGCAAGGCCCCGCTCACCCTGGCGGTGGACACCACGGGCCTGACCCCGGGCACCGTCCTCACGGCCGACCTGAAGATCACCTCGGCCAGCGGCCGGACCCCGGTGCTCACCGTCCCCGTCAAGCTCGTCGTCCCGCGCTACCAGGTCGCCCTGGACGCCGGCGCCACGGGCGCGAGCACGGACTCGCTGGGCGACGGCTGGTCCCCGGACCGCAAGTACACGGCGGGCTCGTACGGCTACCAGGGCAGCAGCTCGGCCCAGTCCACCAGCCGTACGATCGCGGGCACGGCCGACCAGAAGCTCTTCCGCAACGCCCGTGAGGGCATGTACGAATACCGCTTCGACGCCGTCCCGAACGGCACCTACACCGTGGAACTGGGCTTCGCGGAGCTCTCTTCCACGAAGCCGAACAAGCGCGTCTTCGACGTACTGGCGGAGGGCACCCAGGTACTGCCCTCACTGGACGTCTCCCTGGAGGCGGGCACGTACACGGCCCTGACCCGCACCTATACGGTCACGGTCACCGACGGCACCCTGAACATCCGCTTCGTCACCCACACCGGCTTCGGCAAACCCCTGCTGAACTCCCTGCGCGTGACGGACCGCCCGGACAAGAGCTGA
- a CDS encoding DUF4436 domain-containing protein, with amino-acid sequence MSAVRRRPSGRRFPLLPGLLLLAIVAAVGVGAWLQFGERQAQDTVHTAGRADPDRVDVEATIQRVDAAGRELVLRVLVTPRGALAEAGGIAPADDLTLQTSTATRGDLSFKAHQRISTLDVPVAMTGGSITDYPFDAYGADVEFAAVLGHEKVPVRVLFSNNDVLFSSTVEASTAADGAAVLDIGVARSNSVLVFAVFMMIAMWALAVSVLIGGWYLVTRRKGLTWPALGWMAATLFALAAFRNTAPGTPPIGCLLDYLAFLWAEILIAFCLITVVVTGIRAEPPAEGADAVGAVGGA; translated from the coding sequence GTGAGCGCTGTGCGACGCCGTCCGTCCGGGCGCCGCTTCCCGCTGCTCCCGGGTCTGCTCCTGCTCGCGATCGTGGCGGCGGTCGGCGTGGGGGCCTGGCTGCAGTTCGGCGAACGCCAGGCCCAGGACACCGTCCACACCGCGGGCCGGGCCGATCCCGACCGGGTGGACGTGGAGGCGACCATCCAGCGCGTCGACGCCGCCGGGCGCGAGCTGGTGCTGCGGGTCCTGGTCACGCCCCGCGGGGCGCTGGCCGAGGCCGGCGGGATCGCACCCGCCGACGACCTCACCCTCCAGACCTCGACGGCCACCCGCGGCGACCTGTCCTTCAAGGCCCACCAGCGCATCTCCACCCTGGACGTGCCGGTGGCCATGACGGGCGGCTCCATCACGGACTACCCCTTCGACGCCTACGGGGCGGACGTGGAGTTCGCGGCCGTACTGGGCCACGAGAAGGTTCCGGTGCGGGTCCTGTTCTCCAACAACGACGTGCTCTTCTCGTCCACGGTGGAGGCCTCGACGGCGGCCGACGGCGCGGCCGTCCTCGACATCGGGGTGGCCCGCTCCAACAGCGTGCTCGTGTTCGCGGTCTTCATGATGATCGCGATGTGGGCGCTCGCCGTGTCCGTCCTGATCGGCGGCTGGTACCTCGTCACCCGCCGCAAGGGGCTCACCTGGCCCGCCCTCGGCTGGATGGCCGCCACCCTGTTCGCGCTGGCCGCCTTTCGCAACACCGCCCCGGGCACACCGCCGATCGGCTGTCTGCTCGACTACCTCGCCTTCCTCTGGGCGGAGATCCTCATCGCGTTCTGCCTGATCACCGTGGTCGTCACGGGCATCCGGGCGGAGCCGCCGGCGGAGGGGGCGGACGCGGTGGGCGCAGTGGGCGGGGCCTGA
- a CDS encoding ATP-grasp domain-containing protein yields MPLLLPPRVTASAARLRDAAHARGLATVQLDGFAVPDGLRADHLHAGPRFADAVAPGLGIGLLEAPSDWLARLPREFTGREVLLMPIREAYGLRRPVFVKSPNDKNIPALVYADGSRLPGPDAVDPGTEVLVSDVVRFTAEHRVFLLDGAVHTASRYAEDGRLSLGPASAGALAFAAGLPFSTLPSAIVVDVGVTDGRWSVIEANAAWASGTYACDPGQALDVALRAAAPLRSFADRDRKFLR; encoded by the coding sequence ATGCCCCTACTGCTCCCGCCCCGTGTCACCGCGTCCGCCGCCCGGCTCCGGGACGCGGCGCACGCGCGCGGGCTGGCCACCGTACAACTGGACGGCTTCGCCGTGCCCGACGGGCTGCGGGCCGACCATCTGCATGCCGGGCCGCGGTTCGCGGATGCCGTGGCCCCCGGGCTCGGGATCGGCCTGCTCGAGGCTCCGTCCGACTGGCTGGCGCGGCTGCCCCGGGAGTTCACCGGGCGGGAGGTCCTGCTGATGCCGATCCGCGAGGCGTACGGGCTGCGCCGGCCCGTCTTCGTGAAGTCGCCGAACGACAAGAACATCCCGGCACTCGTCTACGCCGACGGCTCCCGCCTGCCGGGGCCGGACGCGGTGGATCCGGGGACGGAGGTGCTGGTCAGCGACGTGGTCCGGTTCACGGCGGAGCATCGCGTGTTCCTGCTCGACGGGGCCGTGCACACCGCGAGCCGCTACGCCGAGGACGGCCGCCTCAGCCTCGGCCCGGCCTCGGCCGGCGCCCTCGCCTTCGCGGCCGGCCTGCCCTTCTCCACCCTCCCGTCCGCGATCGTCGTCGACGTCGGCGTCACCGACGGGCGCTGGTCGGTGATCGAAGCCAATGCCGCGTGGGCCAGCGGAACGTACGCCTGCGACCCGGGGCAGGCCCTGGACGTGGCCCTGCGTGCGGCGGCCCCGCTCCGCTCCTTCGCCGACCGCGACCGGAAGTTCCTCCGATGA
- a CDS encoding cytochrome P450: MTAGAGRGESARFAAAHALPALVRGFVSVRPRAVRGHAGPGRPRWSAATLRALRERHGGAPVLVRGLTGTVLLILDPQDIRQFYAEPVGSPVQPAAEADGSCAHAGSRAGRRAVDESVLAAGLTMHPSCGAFLSVLTDEARRLTAGGSLELARVRHSVARAARRIVLGDAAAEDAELGRRLGRSHDRAGARIAAYADLAEPHTLIGRARRHADPLGGPDRPGAGLPPADPVGQVRQWLAAFDLVPGVLLRTLLLLGAHPAEQDAVAAEARAAGWTQGSAQGALPRLRACVRESLRLYPAVPDLIRITRAETEWRGVRHPAGTCVVLPVLFHQRDPEHVPAAHVFVPGRWASREADRDVRMAPFSHAGGRCPGEQLGLLVTAALCAEVLRGHRVRPVRPVLDPHGPLPAALDPQGIRLRLTRR; this comes from the coding sequence ATGACGGCCGGTGCGGGGCGCGGCGAGAGCGCCCGGTTCGCCGCCGCGCACGCGCTGCCCGCCCTGGTACGGGGCTTCGTGAGCGTCCGGCCCCGTGCGGTGCGCGGGCACGCGGGGCCCGGCCGGCCGCGCTGGTCCGCCGCCACCCTGCGGGCCCTGCGCGAGCGGCACGGCGGGGCGCCCGTGCTCGTACGGGGGCTGACCGGCACCGTCCTGCTCATCCTCGATCCGCAGGACATCCGGCAGTTCTACGCCGAACCCGTCGGCTCCCCCGTCCAGCCCGCCGCGGAGGCGGACGGCAGCTGCGCCCACGCCGGGTCGCGCGCCGGGCGGCGGGCGGTCGACGAGTCGGTGCTCGCCGCGGGGCTGACCATGCACCCCTCGTGCGGGGCGTTCCTCTCGGTCCTCACCGACGAGGCCCGGCGCCTGACGGCGGGGGGTTCCCTCGAACTCGCCCGCGTACGCCACTCCGTGGCCCGCGCGGCCCGGCGCATCGTCCTCGGCGACGCGGCCGCCGAGGACGCGGAACTCGGCCGCAGGCTCGGGCGTTCCCACGACAGGGCCGGCGCGCGGATCGCCGCGTACGCCGACCTCGCGGAGCCGCACACCCTCATCGGGCGGGCCCGCCGCCACGCGGACCCCCTCGGCGGGCCGGACCGGCCCGGGGCGGGCCTGCCACCGGCGGACCCGGTCGGGCAGGTCCGCCAGTGGCTGGCCGCCTTCGACCTCGTCCCCGGCGTCCTGCTGCGCACCCTGCTGCTGCTCGGCGCGCACCCGGCCGAACAGGACGCCGTCGCCGCCGAGGCCCGCGCCGCCGGATGGACACAGGGCTCCGCGCAGGGCGCGCTGCCCCGGCTGCGCGCCTGCGTCCGGGAATCGCTGCGCCTCTATCCGGCCGTGCCCGACCTGATACGGATCACCCGGGCCGAAACCGAATGGCGGGGCGTGCGGCATCCCGCCGGGACCTGTGTGGTGCTGCCCGTGCTGTTCCACCAGCGCGACCCCGAGCACGTGCCCGCCGCGCACGTCTTCGTACCGGGCCGGTGGGCTTCCCGCGAAGCGGACCGGGACGTCCGGATGGCCCCGTTCAGCCATGCCGGCGGCCGGTGCCCCGGCGAACAGCTGGGGCTGCTGGTCACCGCGGCGCTCTGCGCGGAGGTGCTGCGCGGACACCGGGTCCGGCCCGTCCGGCCCGTGCTCGACCCCCACGGCCCGCTCCCCGCGGCCCTGGACCCGCAGGGCATCCGCCTGCGCCTGACCCGCCGCTGA